The genomic stretch taaaaataaataagaatcgAGCTAATTAACACTAATGTAATAGAATAAAACTAAGatacaataaaagaaaataggGCATGTAGGGAAAATATGGTATaagaaaatgaaacataaaatatagaaaatgtatctgaatacagtgatgtgtgtatgtctatatatatatgtatatatatatgtatatgtatatatatatatgtatatgtatatatatatatatatatatatatatatatatatatatatatatatatatatatatatatatatatatatatacacacacacacacacaccaatcaggcataacattatgaccacatgcctaatactgtgttggtcccccttttggtgccaaaacagccctgatccattgaagcatggactccactagatccctgcaggtgtgctgtggtatctggcaccaagatgttagcagcagatccctAAAGTCCtctaagagctgcagttttgtagatgctctgatccagtgaaCTAGCCATAACAATTTGGACCTtcctcaaactcgctcaaatccttaggcttgcccatttttcctgcttctaacacatcaactttgagggaaaaaatgttcacttgctgcctaatatatcccacccactaacaggtgccatgatgtggagataatcagtgttattcacggcacctgtcagtggtcataatgttatgcctgatcggtgtagtacAGTGATGTGATATGAAAGGAATGATAAACATAAGAATGTTATATAATCAACAAACCTGTTAAACCTACAATAAGCACAACTCACCAGTCATTACACCAGTCTTCTTTTCCGGTCACTAAAGAATTGCTTTCCCTTCAACCAGCAGATGGACTTGATCTCAGATATTAGTTAGGTCACTCGCCGAGAGTTAAACTACAAGAGGTAAACAAACTAACTGtaccatataaaataaactgacaGCGATTATATCGATATCTCTTTCTTACTTACAAAGAACAGAACGCAAATAGGAATATCCTAGTGTGTACATTTCCTACAATAATTACTATAAAGTATTAAGTACGAGGTAGTAGAGTTAGTAGCTGTGGTTCTGTTCTGTGGTGGCGCGAAAACGTTAAAAACGCAAGGACCCTTACGAACACGTCATTTAGAAAGGGGCAGCTGTTACGCCTGATCAAAAGTACAAAATCCGTGGAAGAAACCGTATCTACCACGTCAGCGCATCACACTTCGACGAATTCAATGCATTGCTTAAACTAATTAGAGTGAATTTTGTATAGCTACATGTGCGTTAGTTAGTTCAGAGTAAAATAGTGTTCAGGCGCACAGCTCGCGCTGATCTTTATATCATCGAAACGCGGAAGTCATTTGTTTACATGTTGTgcagatcatttaaaaatgtcGCTGAAGCTTGTTACTGATTGCAAAAACAGATGCGCgtgaattttcacacacacaagcttgaGCACATATTCACTCCATTCACaagcaatttttaaaataattaactttATTCATATTcgcatacatatacatatttatgCAGATACTAGACTTAATCCAAATGTTAAATGAATTAAGTAGGTTTTTAATCTAGAACTACTCCACAAGACCATATGAATCATTTTCACTGATGTTCTTTCACATACAAATACAATGATTCTTTCCCATAAAGAACAGTATTATAAACTATTTTCCTCCAAATAAGTGCTTCTAGTGTTGTGTACCTGATGTCAGTGATCTATTCTAGTGTAAATCCAAAGCTGATTGTCCCTGAGTATCTATACAATATATTTCCTGATACATAGAATAAAAACACTCACATACTTGTGTAATTACTGAGCAGAATTGTAaataatatagattttttttgagCATGTTGTGCTATTAACACACAAAAGGTTGGCAGTTTCATTTGTACAGAGTCAATTTAACCATAAAATAATACttgttttcaaaaataaataacatcctTTAATAACAACAGCTGGAGTGCTATACAGTGTGTACGTTGTAATACAAAACTACTATACAAGTTTCTTTATGCCATTTAAAATGAGGTATTGGTCCTACATGAGCTCTGTGTGGATAGGATGTATACTAGCATGAAAATCATAATTCATATTCAGAACGGACTTGTGGACTTCAATAACCGTTCACTCAAACAAGTCCTAACAGTTTGCTTGGATGACAGATCTACAGAAGATCTCTAGAGTTGAGTGCAATGttgcaaaagtttgcatcctctattttctcttttttttaatggaagaaAGTGAAATGTAtccattttacatttcttcttcaaaactaGAAGAAAGTAAACATCAAATGTGGTGCATCCAAAGAACCAGAAACAGTTGCATGATGATCTCCAAATGTGATATGAAATAAGAAGTGTGTGCTAGATATTCCAAAAACACTGGGCAAATATTGGGCTAGATGGAGCCAGTATTAAAACTGAGATGATCCAAAAGCTGTTCAGAGGCTACAAAGAAGGTTGGAAGCAATTAAAAAGGCAAAAGTTGTATAGCACAGTGGCATAGCAGTTAAAGAAGCGAGatagagtttttatttattaatctttttaattgtttctcttttttactGTTAATATATTAACAGACAAAAATTGGAAAATTTAGTTAACGAACCTAACATCTGGGAAACCCAACAAATTAAAAGTCAGGCCAATAGTAAAATCTCtaaaggtatgcaaacttttacACTCAGCTTTCTCCTTCCCTGTAGTGAATCCACAACTTGGAGTAAAAGGCACTGCATACAACTACGCGCTTGCACGTTTGGCCACTGGGGCTGTATATTAGTGTAGAACCACACAGCCATATCAGAGCAGGTTAATCTGTTAATCCACTAGCAGGTTAATCTGTTAATCCTCGTGCTGCAGTCCTGAAGATGGAGGGCATTATTTAGACATGGGCTACCTCACATCCAGCTACACCACAAATTCCACCCTGTAGTTCAATGTTCAGTACATATCCTTATAAATTTCCTGCAGTAGTGGATGGAGAGAAGCATCCTGTGTTTCCTTAATGTCCTGGACCAACTGTGCGTGCTCTGTTACCAGCTGCCGAAGATCAGCTAGTTTCTGCAGGAGCTTGGGGAAGAGCAAGGTGTCGTCTGGGTGGTTGGTCTGCAGGTGGAGCCGTAGAGCATGAATGATACTTTCTTGAATGCCTTCGACATGTGACACGTTTCCTAGTCCTGGTCGGTCTGCAAGAGTTGGGGGCGGGGGTGGGATTGGGGGTGGTGATATGTCGCAGAGTaacaaaagacagagagaaatataaaaacagagTAAAAGGAAAACTGACCACTTTTTCTCTAGGTAAATTAAAGACCGCATATGGCGTGGATTGCCTGTCATGTTAAACAGGGATCCTGTGAAAGAAACACTGAGCATATAGCAGGCTGTAGTTACATTCTCGGGCCATATAGAACCCTGGGGCTGCAGCTGGAGTAAACACTCTTGGAAGCTGTGGATATTTttgctgaagaagaaaaaaaaatcacgaaaGACACTCTGAGCCTGCTATTATTATGTAACCTTATTCAAACACCCACTCAGTATTGGAGATGAAAAAAGCAGAGAAGGAAAGCCCTCATATGCAGCTTATGCTTGCAGCTCATTAAGTTAcaataatcagtttctttaagcaaaataaaacatcCTGACGATGTTTGCCAGCAATTCACACAtataacattaacactggtgcATTTTTTAGCTCTGTTCTACCAAAAGTATATTTGATGAATTTTTTCCACTGAACACATTTCTGGCCCACATTAAAACAGAAGACTGAGGTTCAATTTAAGCTACCACTCTAAGTTTGCAAGTGATCCAcatataatactataatataacatattataTAGCATATAATAAGGTGGTATTATTTGTAATGGTACTTCCTGATTTACAATTGCAAGGAAAGACGGGCTGTACATGGCAAGATAAGGAAGGTTATAGCCAGCAGATGACACCTAAGACATCTGCAATATGTGGAATAGAGATAGAATTCAAATACAAAAATCCACATTTCATAAGATTAATAGTTTTTGTATAAATAATCaactacatactgtatactgtatactacaTACATATAGCTGCACATTAATATGAAAGCATAAattagatatttatatatttatgaatttatgaaaAGTGAACATAaactatttctttaaaataaaaatttcttcACATATTTCTAAAAAGTTACCTGAGTAACtatatattattactatatatttattttatttattgtatattccaaaatttttaaaaatgcagaatGCAGATATGTTCTAGTTCAGACATATTCTTGGGCCATATCTTATGTACCGCATGTTTAAGATCTACCCACATATTTTCAAGAATGTTCAAGTCAGGGGACTGGGAGAGAAATTCCAGAAACATCACTTTGCATTTCTTGATGTAGTTCACAGTGGATTTTGTGGTATGCTTCGTTTCATTGTTTTGCTATAGAAGCCAGCTGCATTTTAGCTTCAGTTTATTGACTGATCGTGTCACAATTGTTTCTAGAAGTTGCTGATATGTGCTGAAATGTATCGGTTCATCTTCCTGTGCATTGTATGATGTGCCACTGACTGTGACATAACCCTAAGGCATAACAGATCCATCCTAATGTCTACCAGTTGTCAAGGTGCTTCTACAAAATACTGCTCCATTTTTCCCCTAGATATCTTTGGGTGACTGCAACCAAAGATCTCAGTTTTACAATCAGTCCTCAGCACaactttttttaaagcatttctcGTCATCAAACTTTTGCGATTAAACTGCAGGTGACTTCCATGCAGACCGTGTTTCTGTAGAGTGACTCTGCAGAGCATGATGGTGCACTGCCACTCTtgcatagtgtgtagggttattTTCTGTAGTTTGTTCTGATAAATATTTCTGGCCTTCCATCTTTATCTTGCCCTCATTTCCACAGCTCCTCTTAACTACCATTTCTTAAAGATACTTCAAAAGTTGTTATCTGTGAACTGGAGGCACTTTGATATTTTTATAGCCTTCCTCTGCTTTGTAGGCATTAATTAGCATAGTCAGCTGCTTAGAAGAACTCATGGCTGTTGAGTGATAACATAAGATTTAAAGAGTCATAGAATGTAATACACTCTGGAGTGGTTATTCCTAATGACTCATTTTGACCTGCCTAACAAGTTCTATTGAGTCAATTAAGGCCTAATGTGAGTCTTTACAACACAAAGAGtacttttttctatttcttacgataattaaatacaaagtaacttgttttttaaaatgttatatttcaTGTATTTGCTGCAGAGATTATGTTTGCTTCTCTCAAAACTTCAAAActgaaattgtttaaaaaatttgTCTGTATCTAGTGTCtccagttttacacacacagcagatcaAATTGTACAACTGCTATACAATTTGAAAGGAATTTGTTTACATGAACTCAAGCATGACACTGTCTTTACACTGTAAACAGAATTTGCATTTCATTAAATATAAAGCACTCACTCTAAGACTTACCGCCACAGCAGATAATAGCAGCCACAAACAGTGCCAGGTCACTGTCATCCAGCTCCAGGGCATTGAATCGCATGGCAAACTGGAACTTGGATTCTATCATATCGCTGAAAGGCTTGCGGAGACTCTTAAGGAACTCACGGGTAATAAAGCCGCTGCCCCGTGCCACCAGCATCCCGTCCTTGTTCATGCATGATGCCAGCAGGGCAAAGAAAGCTTCATGCACTCCATACTTCAACAGTGTCACCTGGTCATTGAGGTCGAGGCTGGGGAAGCCAGGCACAGCCTTGGCAAACTCGGTAAGCTGCGTGACCGTTTCGACCGAGATGTATTGACAGCAGTGGAAGATGCGATCCTCAGTCTCCTGCCCCTGAAGAATAAGTGCAAAGTCCTCCCTTCCCTCATTCAGCATCTGGGTGACCAGAACAGGCTGTGCCTGCTGTAGTGTTTCCAGGTCATGAATGACAAAAGGCTGGTGAAAGCATTGCAGAGGTGAAAAAACATGAAAGGATAATTACTACTAGCAAAAATGTAATAGATGGCATAGTAAGCAGCACCTGTACAAGCTCAGGATGCACATATCATTCTTATTCTTGTAACTACATGTGTCCTATTTTAGTTGCTGAATAATTCATAAGAGTTACAaggtaatattttttaaaatgaatacttAAATAATAAGCTGGGAACATAAAAAGTTTGAGGCACATAGAAAGTTTGCAATTATAAATCAAAATAGAAAGACTTTCTATTTCGATTATTTAATTTGTCAGGCAGCATGATGGTGTAATGGGTAGGATTGCTGCCTCATATCTTCACGCTCCCAGGCTCAAACCTGAGCTTAAAGGAATTAATTACTCTCATGAAAAAAATCCTGTTTCATATTGTGTATGCAGGCTTAGTAGTTTGTTTTATCTTTATCTTAAAAGCTGGGCCAGGGACAAAGGCTGCAATCTTTGGCTTAAGGATCTATATACATTAAATATGTCACTTTTTTatgtaatacattattatttttactcaaCCACTTGCAAGTAAGAGTATTAACTTATATTACGTTTTGCGCTTATTATTCAGTTCTTGAATTTAAAGCATCCTGTTTCTACTATGAACAATCCAGTAACTATAATAAAATTGGTATaaacagaaatggaaaaatatatagttACTCCAGTGAGGAATTTTAGTCTGGACCCACTGAGggtgttttggaaaaaaaaaagacagtctGGATTAACTGTCTGCTATGTTGCTGTTCAGATTAAAGAAAACAATAGGCTGATATAATCAGTAAAGTTCCAAAGAGAGGAATGGACACACATGtattgatttatatatatattagtatatattaatatgtaCTATTAAAATGTAGCGTTAGAACTACAAACTGGTGTAATaagcaaatgaatgaaatttaatgcTCACTGGCATGTTGGTCTTGCCAGTAAGAAAGCCTCGTGCTTTAGTCTTGTTCAGGTGGAACTGTTTAAGATAGGACTCATGGATTTGGCTTGCCAGAGTCTTCCAGTCATCCAGCTGcatctttttctcctctttctcaggGATCTGCAGTTCTGCTCTGAGCTTCAGCTTCTCTGACTGTGGCATCCTCCCGAAACGAATGGCTATAACAAAGACAAACATTATAGGTTTCATttcatccaaacacacactgtctcacataaacacagatAAGTACATGCACACATTTAGACAGCATACACATTGGCAGCCAGCCACACAGgcacacagaaaacacattaGAGAAATGTCACCCTGTCACCATTCCTCGTAAGGGTACAAGTTGGCAGATGGCCTAAGTAGGTATGATAAAAAACCTGGACTCATTCTGAAGCCCTGAATACTGAGGAAGGTCACAAACTGCTCCAGTGACTGCACGTGTTTGTACATAATTTCTATACGTTGGTCAGGGCCAGTCTCCAGTGCAGATAAGTAAGGATGCATGTGGGAGGATTTGAAGTGAAATATTTTCCCACACAACCTGACTGCTTTGTCCTTGATGAGTTGATTAGACCTTTGGCAAAAGTGGACAGTGTATCTCCACGTTATCCAGGTTATAGGtgattgaaaaaaacaaaacaaaacaacctttttgtgtttgtctgcTGGTCTAAAAAGCCACAGAACCAGAGAACATCTTTAGTATACAACATGAACCTCAGGAAAATGCCAATATTAATTCTATACTACAGATTATTCGAAacggacaaacaaacaaacaaacaaataaataaacaaacaaacaaataaactaaaaattGGGACGAAAGACAActgtaactttattttaaatacactgGCATATTGTTTtcgttatttattattttatgtatatataaaatattatataaattattattacttttatattttattttaccaaaCAAAACGGATTATATAAAGTGCATTATGTTCACGCTTTAATGGAAAGTTATTCAGTGTCAGTGATTACAATGTAATTACCTACAAAGTCATTTTATGAAAGCTCTACCACATATAATGACCAATAAAGTAATCAGAGGGCATACCTGGTTGTGTAACTGTAGCATAAACCAATAAAAATGTTATGCGGCATGATGTACACGGAGCACTCACCGTTGTGGGACATGCCCACAGCGAGGCACTTGTGAAAACGGCAGTACTGGCACTTGTTCCGGTTCTTCTTCTGGATCTTACAGCTGCGCTCACACTTGTCATACTCCAGCTTCAGGCGTATGGTTCTCCTGAAAAAACCCTGCAGAGAATTCATACAGGGAGGGCTTTAAAGATGGCTTTACTTGTTTTAATTTACAGAGTCAATTTCAATATCCTAGAAGCAAATTATGATCATAACACAGCTTGTGTAGTAAATCAGGATGATATTACCGGGTAGATTGCCTTTGTGATAAGGCATATTGTGCCATATGTGATTCACTGATTACAACACAATTGTCTTTATAAACAATATCTCTTGAGAAAACCGGAAATATCCACCCACAAACTGATGTGTTTAATTTCAAAGTCCAGTCATGATGGTTGAAACAGTGCTAAAGCTGAAGGCATGATCAAGCTGTTAATATAAACTACTCATTGTTATTACCCGTATTCTTATTCAACACTGTACAATTCAATAGACAATTACTGTACCTGTGTGCTTACCTGTGTTTTATCTTTACCTTTACCTCACTCACCTCTACAAATGTCACTTGCCATTATGCAATGGAAATGCATGGAGATACGACAATAAAACATAATCAATCAAAAATATGACTGACTGATTGCCTCCTTATATGGCTGCATTGaattatatgtatgtatataatacaGCTAATGATCACATAATGGTATGTGTAATAACCATTAGAGTAATGCTCTTGCCAACTGTGTCTGAGGTCAGATAGTTGGAAAAGTTTGAAGCAAGGTCAGACAAAGAAAAGTCAGACTTAGAGGAATTAGAAACATTCATGTACAACAAACTGCACTTTAGCCTCTACCCCATTACATAATAGTCGTTTGAGCTATTTTTTGTGTATGTCTACATACATTTGTGTAAGGTCCAGTGAGTCTCACATCAGACAGATATTTGCATCTAGTCATGAGatctacatttttaaataattcatgtcAGCTGCTTAGATACCACGTCATGGTTAAAAACAGATGTCTTTGCATCACAGGCATGAGTCAAAAACACGTGCACAGCCATGGGAACAAACATTCGCTCTGCAGTACAGTGGACACCAGGCTATAAACAGCTCGCCTGATACACAGCTATCATACCAGTAGCCAAGGTAAACTGTATGCCAATGTGTTAATAATGAACATATCACACGTACCCATCCAAGAACACACTGTCTGGAGAACCTTGAATGTCTTTTGTGCTTGTCAGTTCCTCAgttgtacttatttatttatgtgctaTTCGAATCTTAAGCCAAAATGCAAAAATAGACCCACctaaatatagtgtatataaaatagcTTTATCTGTCactattatataaattaaaatgatggtTCCCTTAAATACTGTGTTATCAATGTAAATTTAAgaacaataaatatttattcaagtCCTCCTGCAAGTGGCATGTTACtgagattaataaaaaaaagctatcAAAACCAGTCCAGCAAATATGGAGGGATGAAATGGATTTGGAACATGCTAAGGTCAATGTGAAGTTCGCCATCTGTATGCCTATAGCAGCGCACAGGCAATGCGCTGAGATTCGAAAT from Hemibagrus wyckioides isolate EC202008001 linkage group LG19, SWU_Hwy_1.0, whole genome shotgun sequence encodes the following:
- the pparaa gene encoding peroxisome proliferator-activated receptor alpha a, which codes for MSDSVLAVPWPSTMVDVPNPFSPLPSVGEIGLDSPLCGDLIKEMEELEDISRSFSDDTFNMLCLPDIQESSTSSNSSATLDVLSPASSPSSATSGAVTGQDEIIPSPLNLECRVCADRASGFHYGVHACEGCKGFFRRTIRLKLEYDKCERSCKIQKKNRNKCQYCRFHKCLAVGMSHNAIRFGRMPQSEKLKLRAELQIPEKEEKKMQLDDWKTLASQIHESYLKQFHLNKTKARGFLTGKTNMPPFVIHDLETLQQAQPVLVTQMLNEGREDFALILQGQETEDRIFHCCQYISVETVTQLTEFAKAVPGFPSLDLNDQVTLLKYGVHEAFFALLASCMNKDGMLVARGSGFITREFLKSLRKPFSDMIESKFQFAMRFNALELDDSDLALFVAAIICCGDRPGLGNVSHVEGIQESIIHALRLHLQTNHPDDTLLFPKLLQKLADLRQLVTEHAQLVQDIKETQDASLHPLLQEIYKDMY